From a region of the Monodelphis domestica isolate mMonDom1 chromosome 8, mMonDom1.pri, whole genome shotgun sequence genome:
- the LOC103099479 gene encoding uncharacterized protein LOC103099479 isoform X2 — translation MDALPCSSNRTILLNEQEHQSKPLIMPRLKQNQAKIKVLPHPGHRNTSIPSSCSKHQMPINQLSHVENQPMAVPLPHLDHLGSAKPTATQLSRTKHWARSTIPSLPFPDFRARTPSAIALPCSENSITPPLSPDLWNKTSLDPEHFPRIPQGFDHWAENVQHLNYWPTISPSPNYQNEVTSHIDSKTKVKSIPSLSFDHWTKVTTTPLLSYNPQSKVPQTLRHYERGIISPIPLQIFSHKYRAKGKPVPCSDSCSKACGEPGTHQRASPLPEVDERKEEKSVKGGLNFNQLVKASDPKHWATYPLGPKDPETEKKLVPNHQVSLPPGPERWTKVLPDSDLRWTKIPPDQEYQAKFPPDSNIYTEFSLGPNCPSNDELVPDQRPKSLLSPIRKVKSSLDTEWQQREAKMGPKSQVHFASGLNHKVKFIQGTDHSIKYERRSKQQDGISSCSNCQTRATPDPDKRAKIPLKLRNYPTFALDPTHWDTPSQNTNNQASTYSHPDHQSTLPLGNTQQVTSPTPKQWIKASEAPKHCTTHFPLLKDPDTFSLALDLQQISPLSSKHRQMNPPISDDQLDTPRDPIPSHHDHDATALPQPDKQMKVLSVPKHQTQTTENKESSWYFNYIKPYIVEGGTVHKNTMNNIISSIPQEEIKNDIRKQILLKRMKECTHFQDRTRLCSNYIVCILCASWIPHGCPHLDKMNGEAIAQLLAIPTPVPGSDIRMGIKFILRLPPQKTSLDIYLPFTNFGMPHHKYYSPAFPSSSCSEPMPSESLLVSWLDCSHDQHHQSPQRKTTKSPELLPGKMSKRKEESVESGGIFKAFLERYQMKRREN, via the coding sequence ATGGACGCGTTACCATGTTCCTCAAATCGGACCATATTGTTAAATGAACAAGAACATCAGTCCAAGCCTTTGATAATGCCACGTCTAAAACAAAACCAAGCCAAAATCAAGGTGTTGCCCCATCCTGGCCACAGGAACACATCTATTCCCTCATCATGCAGCAAACACCAGATGCCAATTAATCAATTATCCCATGTTGAGAATCAGCCAATGGCTGTACCCTTACCCCATCTTGACCATCTGGGCTCTGCCAAGCCTACAGCCACACAATTATCACGCACTAAACATTGGGCTAGAAGCACAATTCCTTCCTTGCCATTTCCTGATTTTAGGGCAAGGACACCTAGTGCTATAGCTTTACCATGCTCAGAAAACTCTATAACTCCTCCACTTAGCCCTGACCTCTGGAACAAGACTTCACTGGACCCAGAACACTTTCCTAGGATTCCCCAAGGATTTGACCACTGGGCTGAAAATGTACAACACCTCAACTATTGGCCCACAATTTCCCCATCCCCTAACTATCAGAATGAAGTTACATCCCATATAGACAGCAAAACAAAGGTCAAAAGTATACCTTCTCTATCCTTTGACCACTGGACCAAGGTCACAACTACTCCACTTCTATCCTATAATCCTCAGTCTAAAGTACCACAGACCCTGAGGCACTATGAAAGGGGTATAATCTCTCCAATACCATTGCAGATATTCAGTCACAAATACAGAGCCAAAGGTAAACCAGTGCCATGTTCTGATTCTTGCTCTAAAGCCTGTGGTGAACCAGGCACACATCAGAGGGCAAGTCCTCTACCAGAGGTtgatgaaaggaaagaagagaaaagtgttAAAGGTGGACTAAACTTCAACCAGTTGGTCAAAGCTTCAGATCCCAAACATTGGGCGACATATCCATTAGGACCAAAGGAtcctgaaactgagaaaaagttAGTCCCTAACCACCAAGTCTCACTTCCACCAGGTCCTGAGCGTTGGACTAAAGTTTTACCAGATTCTGACCTAAGGTGGACCAAAATTCCACCAGATCAAGAATACCAAGCTAAGTTTCCTCCTGACTCTAATATCTATACTGAGTTTTCTCTGGGCCCCAATTGCCCAAGTAATGATGAACTTGTGCCAGATCAGAGGCCAAAATCTCTATTATCTCCAATCCGGAAGGTTAAATCTTCTCTGGATACCGAATGGCAACAGAGAGAGGCTAAAATGGGTCCTAAATCACAAGTTCATTTTGCTTCAGGACTAAAccacaaagtcaaatttatacaAGGCACTGACCATAGCATTAAATATGAACGAAGATCTAAACAGCAGGATGGAATTTCATCATGTTCCAACTGCCAGACAAGAGCTACACCAGATCCTGACAAGAGAGCTAAAATTCCTTTAAAACTCAGAAATTATCCCACATTTGCTTTAGACCCCACACATTGGGATACACCTTCCCAAAATACCAATAATCAGGCTTCTACTTACTCACACCCTGACCATCAATCCACACTACCTCTGGGCAACACACAACAGGTCACATCTCCAACCCCCAAACAATGGATCAAAGCTTCAGAAGCACCCAAACACTGCACCACACATTTTCCATTGCTCAAAGATCCAGACACATTTTCCCTAGCACTAGACCTTCAGCAAATATCTCCACTGAGCTCTAAACATAGACAAATGAATCCACCAATCTCTGATGACCAGCTGGATACTCCAAGAGACCCTATCCCTTCACATCATGACCATGATGCCACAGCCTTACCACAGCCAGACAAACAGATGAAGGTTTTGTCAGTCCCCAAACACCAGACCCAGACAACAGAGAATAAAGAATCCTCGtggtattttaattatattaaaccATATATAGTTGAGGGCGGTACTGTCCACAAAAATACTATGAATAACATCATAAGTTCTATCCctcaggaagaaataaaaaatgatattaGAAAGCAAATTCTTCTTAAGAGGATGAAGGAATGTACTCATTTTCAGGATAGAACCCGCCTCTGTTCAAATTATATTGTCTGTATCCTCTGTGCTTCCTGGATTCCACATGGCTGTCCTCATTTGGATAAAATGAATGGAGAAGCAATAGCACAACTGTTGGCTATTCCAACACCTGTTCCCGGTTCTGATATAAGGATGGGTATTAAATTTATCCTCAGACTTCCCCCACAAAAGACATCTCTTGACATTTACCTCCCATTCACAAATTTTGGTATGCCCCACCACAAATATTATTCACCTGCTTTTCCTTCATCATCCTGTTCAGAACCTATGCCCTCTGAATCTCTTCTGGTCTCATGGCTTGACTGTAGCCATGATCAGCATCATCAGTCACCTCAGAGAAAAACGACTAAAAGTCCAGAACTATTACCAGGAAAAATGtccaagagaaaagaagaatcagTGGAATCTGGGGGAATTTTCAAAGCTTTTCTGGAGAGATATCAAATGAAGAGGAGGGAAAATTAA
- the LOC103099479 gene encoding uncharacterized protein LOC103099479 isoform X1 — MKRRQKTLPNASAQLPGKGLPHRAKMDALPCSSNRTILLNEQEHQSKPLIMPRLKQNQAKIKVLPHPGHRNTSIPSSCSKHQMPINQLSHVENQPMAVPLPHLDHLGSAKPTATQLSRTKHWARSTIPSLPFPDFRARTPSAIALPCSENSITPPLSPDLWNKTSLDPEHFPRIPQGFDHWAENVQHLNYWPTISPSPNYQNEVTSHIDSKTKVKSIPSLSFDHWTKVTTTPLLSYNPQSKVPQTLRHYERGIISPIPLQIFSHKYRAKGKPVPCSDSCSKACGEPGTHQRASPLPEVDERKEEKSVKGGLNFNQLVKASDPKHWATYPLGPKDPETEKKLVPNHQVSLPPGPERWTKVLPDSDLRWTKIPPDQEYQAKFPPDSNIYTEFSLGPNCPSNDELVPDQRPKSLLSPIRKVKSSLDTEWQQREAKMGPKSQVHFASGLNHKVKFIQGTDHSIKYERRSKQQDGISSCSNCQTRATPDPDKRAKIPLKLRNYPTFALDPTHWDTPSQNTNNQASTYSHPDHQSTLPLGNTQQVTSPTPKQWIKASEAPKHCTTHFPLLKDPDTFSLALDLQQISPLSSKHRQMNPPISDDQLDTPRDPIPSHHDHDATALPQPDKQMKVLSVPKHQTQTTENKESSWYFNYIKPYIVEGGTVHKNTMNNIISSIPQEEIKNDIRKQILLKRMKECTHFQDRTRLCSNYIVCILCASWIPHGCPHLDKMNGEAIAQLLAIPTPVPGSDIRMGIKFILRLPPQKTSLDIYLPFTNFGMPHHKYYSPAFPSSSCSEPMPSESLLVSWLDCSHDQHHQSPQRKTTKSPELLPGKMSKRKEESVESGGIFKAFLERYQMKRREN; from the exons ATGAAAAGAAGACAGAAGACTTTGCCAAATG CCTCAGCCCAACTCCCTGGAAAAGGCCTTCCTCATCGGGCCAAGATGGACGCGTTACCATGTTCCTCAAATCGGACCATATTGTTAAATGAACAAGAACATCAGTCCAAGCCTTTGATAATGCCACGTCTAAAACAAAACCAAGCCAAAATCAAGGTGTTGCCCCATCCTGGCCACAGGAACACATCTATTCCCTCATCATGCAGCAAACACCAGATGCCAATTAATCAATTATCCCATGTTGAGAATCAGCCAATGGCTGTACCCTTACCCCATCTTGACCATCTGGGCTCTGCCAAGCCTACAGCCACACAATTATCACGCACTAAACATTGGGCTAGAAGCACAATTCCTTCCTTGCCATTTCCTGATTTTAGGGCAAGGACACCTAGTGCTATAGCTTTACCATGCTCAGAAAACTCTATAACTCCTCCACTTAGCCCTGACCTCTGGAACAAGACTTCACTGGACCCAGAACACTTTCCTAGGATTCCCCAAGGATTTGACCACTGGGCTGAAAATGTACAACACCTCAACTATTGGCCCACAATTTCCCCATCCCCTAACTATCAGAATGAAGTTACATCCCATATAGACAGCAAAACAAAGGTCAAAAGTATACCTTCTCTATCCTTTGACCACTGGACCAAGGTCACAACTACTCCACTTCTATCCTATAATCCTCAGTCTAAAGTACCACAGACCCTGAGGCACTATGAAAGGGGTATAATCTCTCCAATACCATTGCAGATATTCAGTCACAAATACAGAGCCAAAGGTAAACCAGTGCCATGTTCTGATTCTTGCTCTAAAGCCTGTGGTGAACCAGGCACACATCAGAGGGCAAGTCCTCTACCAGAGGTtgatgaaaggaaagaagagaaaagtgttAAAGGTGGACTAAACTTCAACCAGTTGGTCAAAGCTTCAGATCCCAAACATTGGGCGACATATCCATTAGGACCAAAGGAtcctgaaactgagaaaaagttAGTCCCTAACCACCAAGTCTCACTTCCACCAGGTCCTGAGCGTTGGACTAAAGTTTTACCAGATTCTGACCTAAGGTGGACCAAAATTCCACCAGATCAAGAATACCAAGCTAAGTTTCCTCCTGACTCTAATATCTATACTGAGTTTTCTCTGGGCCCCAATTGCCCAAGTAATGATGAACTTGTGCCAGATCAGAGGCCAAAATCTCTATTATCTCCAATCCGGAAGGTTAAATCTTCTCTGGATACCGAATGGCAACAGAGAGAGGCTAAAATGGGTCCTAAATCACAAGTTCATTTTGCTTCAGGACTAAAccacaaagtcaaatttatacaAGGCACTGACCATAGCATTAAATATGAACGAAGATCTAAACAGCAGGATGGAATTTCATCATGTTCCAACTGCCAGACAAGAGCTACACCAGATCCTGACAAGAGAGCTAAAATTCCTTTAAAACTCAGAAATTATCCCACATTTGCTTTAGACCCCACACATTGGGATACACCTTCCCAAAATACCAATAATCAGGCTTCTACTTACTCACACCCTGACCATCAATCCACACTACCTCTGGGCAACACACAACAGGTCACATCTCCAACCCCCAAACAATGGATCAAAGCTTCAGAAGCACCCAAACACTGCACCACACATTTTCCATTGCTCAAAGATCCAGACACATTTTCCCTAGCACTAGACCTTCAGCAAATATCTCCACTGAGCTCTAAACATAGACAAATGAATCCACCAATCTCTGATGACCAGCTGGATACTCCAAGAGACCCTATCCCTTCACATCATGACCATGATGCCACAGCCTTACCACAGCCAGACAAACAGATGAAGGTTTTGTCAGTCCCCAAACACCAGACCCAGACAACAGAGAATAAAGAATCCTCGtggtattttaattatattaaaccATATATAGTTGAGGGCGGTACTGTCCACAAAAATACTATGAATAACATCATAAGTTCTATCCctcaggaagaaataaaaaatgatattaGAAAGCAAATTCTTCTTAAGAGGATGAAGGAATGTACTCATTTTCAGGATAGAACCCGCCTCTGTTCAAATTATATTGTCTGTATCCTCTGTGCTTCCTGGATTCCACATGGCTGTCCTCATTTGGATAAAATGAATGGAGAAGCAATAGCACAACTGTTGGCTATTCCAACACCTGTTCCCGGTTCTGATATAAGGATGGGTATTAAATTTATCCTCAGACTTCCCCCACAAAAGACATCTCTTGACATTTACCTCCCATTCACAAATTTTGGTATGCCCCACCACAAATATTATTCACCTGCTTTTCCTTCATCATCCTGTTCAGAACCTATGCCCTCTGAATCTCTTCTGGTCTCATGGCTTGACTGTAGCCATGATCAGCATCATCAGTCACCTCAGAGAAAAACGACTAAAAGTCCAGAACTATTACCAGGAAAAATGtccaagagaaaagaagaatcagTGGAATCTGGGGGAATTTTCAAAGCTTTTCTGGAGAGATATCAAATGAAGAGGAGGGAAAATTAA